Genomic DNA from Candidatus Cloacimonadota bacterium:
TATATAATATTCTGAAAAAAGTAATACCATCACGTCTTTACTTCTAAATACAAAAAAAGAAAAAACAGGTAAAAGAATAAGCATGCATTTTTGCGATACCCTTTTCCAGAGTTGTGCGGTTTTATCTAATTTGCCTTCTGCAAAATACTGAGAAAGAGTGGGTGTGATTGAAATGAAAATTGCTCCATTAATAATACCTATTACAGGTATTTCAAAAGCACCATTTGAAAAAATAGCAAACGTGGCATTATCCTTGAGTAAGGATACTATGATTTTATCACTTTGTAAAAAAACAGCTCCAGCAAGAGAAGCAAACCAAACAGTAGCCGAGAATCTGAAATGTTTTTTTAGCGAAATATCGAGATTATATGATTTTTTTATTTGAAATCCCACAATAATAAGAAAACATATTAGTACAATTGATAAGTAAATTATTGATAAATTGAAAGTTAGAACTGTATTATTTGTTGCTAATAAAAGTAAGCCTGGAACAAGAAATAAACCTCCTTTCAAAAAGAATGAAAATAGACCTGAAAGGATCGGGTGATTGACAACCATAAATGAACTTTCAGCCATATTGAGGTATACCAGGAGTATAAAGACTACGAGTAGGCCAAGATATGATAACTTACCAATAAACACTAATACACATATGCTAATAATGAGGATTCCTACTAAAACAGGACTAATGGAAATTATACTTCTTGAGATAAGATCTTTATTATACGGAATATCGTTATTCTTACTATATTTTAGGATAGAGTTAGGAAATCCCAGGGTCATGAGCTTAGAAAAGAAAAGGAAATAAACAAGCAACTTTCTAAATAATCCATAAACGCCCGGTTCAATATTTCTTGAGAGAATGACAGTTATGGCTAATACAGTTACATTAGTAAGTATCTTGAATAGTGAAAGAGTGCTTATCTTACCATAGGTTTTCATTATTGTTGCGAAATGATCAGATATCTATTTAAAAGACAGAATTAAAAGCGTTCTTTGATAATAATATAGATAATCGAAAAGAGAAATGCTGCGAAAGAATATGTTAAAACCATTACTGCACGTCGCGGTTTATCTCGTCTATCCGGTCTCATCGCTTTGTCTAACACATGGAAAGTGGGCACATCTTTGGCCTCTTCGATCTTTGCCTTTTCATATTGTGGACCAAGGAACTCAAGCATCTGCTTGTAATACTCGACCTTCCACTGTTTCTCAGCATATTCTTTCTCTAACTGAGGAATTGCATCCATATCAAGAAAAAGGGATTCAACATTAACAGCGTAGAACTCATCATATTGCTGTTTTAAAAGATTAATTCTAGATTTCAGCGTGATTAACTCTAAACTTGTTTCATCGTACAAATCTTTTTTTAGCCCATACTCAATTTCTGATTCTTTTATTGTAGCCTGGATTTCAGCTGCTTGTAGTATTGCTGATGATACTTGATCAGGAAGACTGATTATATTATTCTTTTCTTTAAACGATGTAAATTCCACAGTTGCTTTTCTTAAGCTATCTTCCATCAGAAGGAGCTGTTCACGCACAAATTCTCTATTAAATTTCGCCCTGTTAATGGTGAGATGAATATTGAGATCATCAACAAAATTAGATGCAAAATTAGCCATATTTGCAACCTGTTCTTGATCTCGTGATAGTATAGAAAAAGCAATTTGGTTTTCCTCCATTGCACTTATATAGATATTACTCCTCAGCTTCTGGAGTGTCTTATCAAGACCTTTTGTATTATATCTAGATTCAAAGTCGAATTGATCATTTAAGGCGAGGAGTAATGAGCGGCTTTTGAAGAGTGCTAGCAATCTCATTTGATTGTCATTTCCACCAAATATATTCCCAAAGCCCATTAGATAAGCATTTGCTGCAAGTCCACCCATATCTCCCCCTTCGCTTTGTTCAGGAAGTATAACAACAGTTGCTTTGTACCATTTGGGTAGTATAAGACTTATACCTGCAGTAATGATAGCAACAATGAGAACGAAAAGAATAACAAATTTTCTGTGTTTCCAGAGAATGTGAAAAAAATCTTTGATATTTGAATCTTGTGCTTCCATAAATCCTCTACATTATTTACTTCACGGCATTCTGCACAACAATGATAACCGTTGCAATCTGTGCAGCAATACTCATGATATCTTTTGTAAGTTGCCAATAATCAACATCCGGTTTCTCCGGGATGAAAATCATATCACCAAGCTCTATTGGAGTCGTTTCTTTCGGTTTCAGCCATTCACCTGAGTTTGCCTTAATAACACGGATTTTCCCTTTTCGAGCTTGCCACGCAAATCCACCAGCTTTATCAATATAATATTGATAATTTTCACCTGGGATATAGGTAACCAATCCAGGATTTTTCACCTGACCTGACACGGTAACTGTCACTGTTCTATCCGGAATGTAAATAAAATCCCCTGTCTTAAGCAAGAAGTTATACTCAGGATCATTTTCAAACCACAATTTATTGAAGTCAGTGGCAAACTTCCCCCTTTTCTCTCGTGACTTTGTTTTGAAATATTCATATTCAAGCGTGGTCATGTCTTCAACTAACATATTCTTAAGACGTTCAAATTCAGTATCGATAACATCTTCACTGCTCTTTCTTTGCACATATGCATTTTGGAGATCAGCTTTTTCAGTAGGACCTCCACTCTGAACTAAAATATCATATAATGTCGTAACTCCATTTTCGATAGCATATCCGCCTGGATACACAACCTCGCCACTTACTGTGACACCTTCACGCCTGTGAAATTCAGGTATTGCTCTTACATAGATACGATCATCATTTCTCAAAAGAATATTCTGAGCACTTGCAGGATCGTTTAATATCTTATTACAATTTACGAAAACCTTTTCTGTATTTGATGAATTGTTAATGAATCTAACAACCTCGACAGAATCCAGATATGCATCATCAGAAAAACCCATTGAAAGCATAATGATATCCAAGAGGTGATCGTTATTAACGAGCTCAAATTCACCCCCATTATTAATTGAACCTGATATAAATACTTTTTCCTGGATTGCTGGAACAACTATGAGATCCCCATCAGTAATATATGGATTATGTTTTTCATCTCCATACCTAAGAAATCGCTCAATATCAATTATGATAGTGCCTTTTTTATTTTGAAGACTAATGTTTCTCGTGGATGAATTTTCAAGAGGACTAAAATGGGGGTTTCCATATTCATCGATATACGTGTTTGCACGCTTGATGGCATCGAATACTCTTTGGTCTGCAGAAAGCACGTATGTTCCCGGATAACGAACATTTCCAACAACTGATACATTGTATTGGATCATATCGAAAGATGCTTGTGGAATTGTTGACTTGGACTGGGCTAACAAAATTGCAGGAATCATGCAAATCATGATCAATAATAAAATTTTTCTTCTCATTATAGTATCCATCTAATTATTTAAAATTATACCTTTTTTTATTACTGTTACAACTGAACTGCTTCCAAGGTGATAAGGTAAATACTGGTAACTCGGTATGTCCAGAATTATTATATCAGCTTGTTTACCAATCTCAATTGAACCAATAATATCACCTCTCTCAAGAGAAAAAGCAGCATTTATCGTAATCGCATTGATTGTTTCTGAGGGAAGCATTTTCATCTGAAGACAGGCTATACTTGTAACAAGCTGTTGAGAGTCGCAGTTGCATG
This window encodes:
- a CDS encoding polysaccharide biosynthesis C-terminal domain-containing protein: MKTYGKISTLSLFKILTNVTVLAITVILSRNIEPGVYGLFRKLLVYFLFFSKLMTLGFPNSILKYSKNNDIPYNKDLISRSIISISPVLVGILIISICVLVFIGKLSYLGLLVVFILLVYLNMAESSFMVVNHPILSGLFSFFLKGGLFLVPGLLLLATNNTVLTFNLSIIYLSIVLICFLIIVGFQIKKSYNLDISLKKHFRFSATVWFASLAGAVFLQSDKIIVSLLKDNATFAIFSNGAFEIPVIGIINGAIFISITPTLSQYFAEGKLDKTAQLWKRVSQKCMLILLPVFSFFVFRSKDVMVLLFSEYYIKSTGIFLLYLFFIPLRVYIFSGILMATDEQGYYFKIGMIAAIINVILTYILVRFISIYFAPITTLTVTVFMDILYFRKVGKVCNKKIREIFIYKEIVVVLLISLILSFAIQKFIFIDNEYMNIVVNFVVFSLLIIMSYIALKYVSIKKICKRI
- a CDS encoding SLBB domain-containing protein — translated: MRRKILLLIMICMIPAILLAQSKSTIPQASFDMIQYNVSVVGNVRYPGTYVLSADQRVFDAIKRANTYIDEYGNPHFSPLENSSTRNISLQNKKGTIIIDIERFLRYGDEKHNPYITDGDLIVVPAIQEKVFISGSINNGGEFELVNNDHLLDIIMLSMGFSDDAYLDSVEVVRFINNSSNTEKVFVNCNKILNDPASAQNILLRNDDRIYVRAIPEFHRREGVTVSGEVVYPGGYAIENGVTTLYDILVQSGGPTEKADLQNAYVQRKSSEDVIDTEFERLKNMLVEDMTTLEYEYFKTKSREKRGKFATDFNKLWFENDPEYNFLLKTGDFIYIPDRTVTVTVSGQVKNPGLVTYIPGENYQYYIDKAGGFAWQARKGKIRVIKANSGEWLKPKETTPIELGDMIFIPEKPDVDYWQLTKDIMSIAAQIATVIIVVQNAVK